CCGGCCGCCGCGATGTTGCGCCGGGCGCAGCGCACCGCGGCGGGGTCGATGTCGGCGGCGTGGAGGTCGACCGGGCCGAGGGCGGCGGCCAGCGCGGCGCCCAGCGCGCCGGAGCCGCAGCACAGGTCGACCACCACGGCGTCGGGCCGGGCCAGCGCGACCGCCCGTTCGATCAGGAACTCGGTACGGCGGCGGGGGACGAAGACCCCGCCGTCCACGGCGATCCGCAGACCGCAGAACTCGGCCCAGCCGATGACGTGTTCGAGCGGCAGCCCGGCGGCTCGGCGCTCCACCATGGCGGTGAGTTCGGCCGGGGTGGCGGCGGCGGAGAGGAGCAGCCGTGCCTCGTCCTCGGCGAAGACACAGCCGGCGGCGCGAAGCCTGCTGACGAGGGCGGAGAAGGGCGGGAAGGAAGCTGGAGCCGACACGTGAAACCTTTCGGAACGCCGAAGGGCGCTCCCGCGGTCACCTATACCGGTCGGACCGCCCGGTCGCGAGGAAGGAGCACCCGACCTGACACAGCGGTGATGGGTCCCACCTCCTTCGTCCGTTCGCCCCGTGGGTCGGAGCGGGCACCGGGGTCACTCCCGGCTGCCGCCACACTACCCGATCACCGGTGACCGTAAGGGGTGTACGACGGGACCCGACCCGCACGGGCTTCCGGGGGGGCGCACTCCGGCCGGCGGGACGGACGGACGGCGGGGCGCACTCCGGCCGGCGGGGCGGACGGACGGCGGGGCGGGGCGGACGGGCGCCTTCCGGTGGGCGCACTGCACCGACGTCCGGCCCCCGTCCAGACTTCACCCGCCTGTAGTCATCGTTTAACGGTGCGCCGCCATGCTTTCTGACATGAACGCCCAGCCTCTGTCCTCCACCACTCAGGACCAGCGCTTCCCCCTCCCCAAGCGCCACCGCCGCTTCCTCGCCTGCGCCGCGGTCGCCGCCTCGGTCGCGCTCGGCACCCTGGGGGTCGGCGCCACCGTCGAGACCGTCCGCCACGACTCGGTCGCCGCCACCAGCGCCGCGCGGTGAGCCCGCTGCCGGCCGCGGCCGGCGGCCCGGTTCAGGCCGGGAGTTGCTGCGGCCGCTCGGCGGGCCCGCGGGCCGGCGGGACGACCGCTTCGACCTGACCGCCCCGGGCCGGCCGCTCCGCCCGCCCGGGCGCACCGCCGGACACCTGCGCGGACGCCCCGCCCGACCGGACGGCGGACGTCAGGACCGCACC
The sequence above is a segment of the Kitasatospora sp. NBC_00240 genome. Coding sequences within it:
- a CDS encoding putative protein N(5)-glutamine methyltransferase, which translates into the protein MSAPASFPPFSALVSRLRAAGCVFAEDEARLLLSAAATPAELTAMVERRAAGLPLEHVIGWAEFCGLRIAVDGGVFVPRRRTEFLIERAVALARPDAVVVDLCCGSGALGAALAAALGPVDLHAADIDPAAVRCARRNIAAAGGTAYQGDLFDPLPAALRGRVDVLLANVPYVPTEEVELLPAEARLHEARVALDGGADGLDVLRRVTAEAASWLAPGGHLLFETGEHQVPEALHTVEAAGLVAEVAECEERYAVVVTGTRPAPRRSGRPADR